TCCACCGCACGTCCGCTTGGTGGTCCAGGGCGACATCGTCGCCGACAAGACTTTGGACTACCTCAAGCGCCATGTGGACATGGAAAAACGCCTTTCGAAGGGCGGTTCCGTGCATTATTTGACAACTGATACCGCAGAATTCTTCAAAAAAGGCGCTTTTCGCTTTGGAATGGAAGATATTTCGGCGGAGTCGTTGACTTTTTAATAAGTAAATTGTATTTTGATAATTGTTACTGACGAACCGTACTCGGTCCGCTTGTACTCGTTTTAATTTTCGAACTTTAAACTATTTGAGTGGATTTATAAAATGCCGAAAACACAGATCAATCTCGAAGGTTGGCAAGACTACCGTGGCAACATGGCGGGTAGCCTGCTTTATGTCGAAACTAGCCATCAGTCCGAAATGCCTGTCCGCGACCAGCTGAATGAAAATGAAAAGGGTTTTCTTTACGAACCGAACTACGAAACCAGCACCTATGGTCTGATGAGCTGCTACAATGTGAAGGCTATCAACACGATCGTGAAGAGCAAGAGCCGTTACATTCTTTTCGGCACCCGTTACGAAGGCTTGAGCGATTCCGAAATGCGCAACAAGTACCTCATCATGGGTTACATGCGCATCGACAAGATCAAGGATGTGCGCACCCGTCACGTGCAGCGCTACATGGCAAACCCGGAAATGGAAGAACCGGAATGCATGCAGATGGAACACAACTGGGCTGTCTACGGTCCGATGCGCTTTGTCTCCCTCGACGATTCTTTCGTTGTGACGGACGAGATCCTCAAGGAATGGGGCTACAAGGGCCATGCATCCCGCCAGCTCAAGACCGTGTTCTCCAAGGAACACCTCGAAAAGATTCTCGCTCACCTGGATTCCAAGCAGGACATGATTGACGAGTATATCGCTACCGTCGATGAATACAAGGAAGCCCTCGCCGAAGAATAATTCTTCGAAAAGCGATGTCTAAAGTCCCCGCCTCGGCGGGGCTTTTTTTGTATAAAAAGGAGATACCCGATCAAGTCGGGCATGACAAAGAAAACGGGCATGACATGTGGCGTTTGTGTGAGGTTATTTCTTTTTAGCGAGGAGCACGATTGCTCCTTGAGCTGCCTGGAACAGTAGCGGGATGTAGCCCAGCAGCCCGGCGGATAACACGACCGGTGCCGGAATCCCGAGAATCCCCGTGAACAGCGCCACTTGCGTCCCTTCGCGGACGCCAATGCCGTTGAGTGAAATCGGGACCATCGAGATGACAATTGTGATGCTTGTGAATACAACTAGAATGCTGATGTCGATATCGACTCTGACAGCCCGAAAATAGGCGTAAGCTATAAACAATGTCAATAGCTGTAGCCACAGCGAATCGAGGGATGAAAGCAGGATTTGTTTTTTGTGCTTTCTATATATAGAAAGGCTATTCTGCAATTTGCCTATGAACGAGAATTTGTTGCTGATAAATTGTGGAATGGGCAATTTATCTGAGAAAAGGCAAAGTAAAATAAAGATGACGCAAGCAAGGCTTGCTGCCGTCATGATTAAGGTGTAGACTAATGGAATTTCGGCTTTGCTCAGCGCAAAAGGAAGTGCAATAAAAAAGCAGAGGAACATGGCCAGGAGTCCTTGGATGCGGGCTAGCAATACCGCCGAAACAGATTGGCTTGTCTGGTTAAATTTCTTTCCAAATGCAAGGGACTTCACGGCGTCGCCGCCAAAACCGGTCGGGAGCAGGTTGTTGAAGAAGTAACCCATGGCGGTGTAGGCGTAGTAAGTCTTGAATGGAATCTCTGGACCTTGTACTGAAAGTCCTTTCCAGCGGTTCGCCTGGATGGCCATGACAAGCGTTGCCGCGACAAGCATTGCCAAAATCCATGGCGTCATGCCGATGTTCCAGTTGTCGATGACCTCGTTTATGGGAATTTTGTAGAATATGTAGGCAAAACCACCAATGCTTACGAGAAGCTGGATTATTCGCTTGACAAAGAGCTTTGTGCCTGTCTTATCGGTTGCCATTGACTGCAATAATAGCATTTTTGATTTTGAAAAATTTATATTTAAGAAAAAAGGTTTTTATGTATCGCAATAAGATTCGTTATGATGTTGCTACGCTTGTCCCGAAGGATGCTAAGAGTGTTCTTGAAATTGGGGCGGGCGCCGGAATGAATTACGTTATTTATCCCAAGGATTCTTATAAGGTCGCTATCGAACCAGAAGAACGTACCGATGCGCAGACGATTGACAAGGTTCCGGGGGGCTTCAACGAATACCATCATGGATTTTATGAGCAATATACCGAGGACCGCAAGTTTGACTTGGTGGTCATGTGCGATGTCTTGGAACATGTGAACGATCCTGTAGATTTAATCAATTTCTGCAAGAAACATTTGAATCCAGATGGCCATATTCTTGTGTCGTTGCCGAATTTTATTTGCATCGAAAACCTCCTCAAGATTATTATCACGAGAGATTTCCGTTATTTTAAGCCGGACGAGGGCGAACATGCGCTTGGTGTTCTCGATATCAATCACAAGACATTCTGGACAAAGAAGAGCTTTGTGCGCTTTGCGAAAGAAAACGGTCTCGAAGTGGAACGTATCGTGGGTATCCGCAAACAGCTCAAGTTCATGCCGAACTTGTTGAGCCATTCGTACTTTATCCCGTTCCAGTACGGGTTTTTGACGAAACTTAAGAAGTAACCTTATTCTTTATACAAGGCGCAAAGTTGCGCCTTTATTTTTTGAGCGCAAGCTTCCCATGTGAAATGGCTGACCCATTCCACAATTTCATCGTTATGTTTGCCCTTGTCGTCGATGGAATTCTCGAGTGCGCAGGCGATGCTGGAGGCGTCTTCTGGGTCGAAGTACTTGGCGACTTTGCCGCCCACTTCTGGGAGTGAAGATGTGTTGGAACAGACTACGGGTGTGCCGCAAGCGAGCGATTCGAGCACGGGGAGGCCAAAGCCCTCGTACAGTGATGGCAATACAAAGAGGTCAGCGAGGTTGTAGAAGTTCACGAGGTCTTCTTGTGAGACCATTCCCGCGTGGATTGTGAATTCTTCAATGCCGAGTTCTTTTTCGCAAGTCGCTTTGGAACGGCCGTCAAAGGCTTTCCCGACAAGCACGAGACGGCAATTTTCACGCCCATGCATTTGAGAAAAGCCCTCTAAAAGCTTGTTCAAGTTCTTGTGCGGGAGCAAGTTCCCGACGTAGAGCAAGATCTTCTTGTTGCGAGGGATGTTGAATTTGTCGTACAGATAATCGATTTCTATAGGTGATTTTTTGACAAATTCCTTGCCAACACCAAGCGGGATGACCGTAATTTTGGATTCGTCCATTTTGTAGAATCGCAAAAGGTCGCGCTTGGTGCTTTCGGAAACGGTGATAATCTTGTCGGCACGCTTGCTGACAAACCAGAAAATGAACTTGAAATAATAGTGGACGAGCTTGAACGGTAAAAACTCGGGATAGACCAGGTGTGTGAGGTCGTGGATGGTGACGAGCATCTTGCCGCGGTAGAATAATGGTACATTGCAGTGTGGAACGTGCAAAATATCGGGCTTCTCTCGATAAAGTGCTCGGTATGGAAATTTGAACTGCTCTTTGTAGCCGTAAATGCTGCTGATAAAGGGGATGTGCTTGGGAATGTTGTTGTAGGAATTCAGTTCTTTAGGGTCGCCAAGAGCTATTGTGTAACCTACATCTTTAAGCCAGTGCTGGATGCATGTGCCAATACCGGACTTGTTGACCATTCGCGCATCGATGGCGATTCTTGGTGCTTTTTCTAGGTCTTTTTTACCGGTATTGTTCATTTTTTTGAATCCTTTCATGATACAAATAATTTGTATTGTGTCAAAATACATTATTTTCTATGTGTTTTAGCGGGCTAATGTATCATAATGATAAAAAACACTGTTTGTAAACGGAAATATACAAAAAAGAGCTGGATGAAAAATTGCCAGGAAACGGAATATTAGATAATTTACCTTTTGTTACGAGGTGGAAAACTTTGTAAGGAGGACGTAATGAGTGGAAAGATGACAAAATGGCTGGCTGGATCCCTGATGGCAATGGGAGCGTTCGTTGCAGGATGCTCTGATACCAACTCTTCAGATCCGTTTGCATCTACCGTAAACGATGGCGTTTATTTGAAGAATGATGCTAAGGACATGTGGGCTCGAATCGATGAACGCGGCAGTATTGCCAGCTACTTCGATTCCCTTTCAAAGGAGGAAGGTGCTCCTGTTATTGGAACTTCGACTCGTTCTAATATCCGTTGCGAAGCCCCGGCCCTTAAAATGGATGATAACACCCGCTATCTCGACGAACTGGAATCCCTTTTTGACGAAGGTGAACAGGTCGAGGGCGTTTGCGGAAAGGCTCTCAAGCTGAGTGACGGTCAGGTTGCTCCGCTTGGCGTGAATTTGATTGATTCTATGAGTGTTGGAACAGTCGAATTCTGGTTCCGCCCGAATGCAGACTTCTTTGACAAGAATGCAAGAACGCTTCTTGGCAATGATGGTGCTAGAATCCATTTCTTTTACAAGAAGGGAGAACTCTTCTTCCAGAAAAACCATCACAACCAGCATTATTTTGTGCAGGGCAAGGCCGTGCTTAAGGAAAATGACTGGAACTTGATTGCTGGCCAATGGGGAAATGGCTACATGAGCTTGTGGCTCAATGGCGAACTTGTCGGTTATTGGGAGCATGACAAGGGCTATGTGCCGGCTCAGCGTGATATTCCGTTTGAAAATCTCGTCGTGATCGGTTATAAGTCCCGTTGCTGCATGGAAGGTCCTGGGCAGTACGAGGCTATGACCACGTCGGGTTCTTTCGACCAGTTCCGTATCTCGAATATCAATCGTTACACCTTGCCGGATTCTGTGACGGCTAAGGCAAATCCGGTTGACGAAAAGGATACGATTTTCAAAATAGATACAGTTGCAACGGATACCGTAAAGAAGGGCGATATCACTTGCAAGACTTCTGCTCTTGTTATGGACGAGAAGACTCTTTATTTTGATGAACTGGATGCGGAATACGAAGAAGGTACGCTGGTGGATGGCGTCTGCGGTAAGGCAGTTTCCCTCAAGGATGGTGAAAGCATCCAGACGGGGATTAACCTGATCGACGAAATGCCTGCTGGCACGGTGGAATTCTGGTTCCGTCCGGGCAAGGATTTCGATGAAAAGTCTGCCCGTACGCTCCTTGGTAATGATGGTTCCCGTGTTCACTTCTTTGTGAAGGACGGCAAGCTTATTTTCCAGAAGAACCATGCTGATATTCACTACTATGTACAAGCTCCGGTTCAGTTCAATAATGACTGGAATTTGATTGCGGGTCAGTGGGGTGATGGTTTCTTGAGTATCTGGGTCAATGGAGAAATGATTGCAAGTAAGGTGCATGTAGAAGGTTACGAACCTGCTCAGCGTGGTATTGAAGGTGAAAACCTCATCGTGGTTGGTCGCAAGTCTAGCTGCTGCATGGAAGGTCCGGGTCAGTATAGTCGCTTGACGACTTCTGGTGATTTTGACCAGCTTAGAATCTCCTCTGTGACGCGCTACGAAGTCAAGGTTGAGGAAGCTCCGGTTGATTCCGATAAGCCAGAATTCGTGATTGACACGACTGTGGTTGATTCTCTCTAGGTTGGTTTTACAGGCGCGAAATAAGTAACGAGCTATTTGCGAAAAGGTCCCAGCTTTCGAGCTGGGATTTTTTGCAATTACTTCTAGCATCCCCCTTCCTACAGTCTACTGCCTACTGCCAACTAATTACTAAATTGCAAGCATGGCGTTCGTTCATTTACAGACTCATTCTGAATTTTCGATTTTGCAGGCTTCGGCTAGGCTTGATGATATTTTGGCGGCTGCTGCGGCAGAAAATGCACCTGCTGTTGCTTTGACGGACCATGGTGCCATGTTTGGTATTCTTGAAATCCAGACGCGTGGCAAGGAACTGAATAAAAAGCGCAAGGAACAGGGCCTCCCGCCGGTCAAGACGGTTTATGGCTGCCACATTTACGTGGATACGCCGAGCGCAAGCCAGAAAGATCCGACTACTTTTGAACGATTGACGCTCCTCGTCGAGAACGAAAAGGGCTATTACAACCTGCTTCGCATTGTGAGTTACCGCTACGAAGACGGGGAACGCTGGGCTGAAATTCCGTCCGTGCCGCTCGAGACGATTAACGAATTTAAGGAAGGCATTATCGCCATTGCGGGCGATTATTTTAGCCGTTACGGCCAGAATGTGGCTTCGGGCAGGGATTCTCTTGCGCTCGAGTACATGGACCGCCTGAACGAGATTTTTGACCACGACCACCTGTACATCTCGGTTTGCGATAACGGGATTCCGCAGCAAAAGCACGTGAACGAATTCAACGTGGAACTTGCGAAAAAGTACGGTCGTGAAGTCGTTGCCGTGGGCGATGTCCATTACATCAAGCCCGAAGACGCCACTTCGCACAAGATTCTGCGTTGCATCTCGCTCAAAGTCACGCTCAATGGTTTTGAGGACAAGCGCTTCCCGACGGAAAAGTTCTATTTCCGCACCGAGAAGGAAATGGTGGAACTGTTCGGGCATATTCCGGGCGCTATCGAGAATACGGTCAAGATTGCCGAGCGCTGTAACTTTACTGTGAAAACCGGTATCGGTGACGAGTTCTGGCCGCGTTTCAAGATTCCTGATGAATTCCTCGCTTCTGAGGAATACCAGAACATCAAGGCCATCATGAAGGCGGAATACGATGCGGAATATCCGGTCGTCCGTGAACGTGAACTCAAGGGCGTTATCAAGGACCGCAAAAAGAAGGTCAAGGCAAATTACTGTGCTGAAAAAGGCATTGCCGAAGATGCGTTGACCGATGCGGACAATGCAGAAATCGACCGCCTCTCGCAGCCGGAATTCTTTGATGCAGACGACAACAAGGCTTGGGACAAGAATGTTCACCGCTGGTGCAAACCGGGTGGCGATGCCGACATCTATATCACGCACCTTTGCAATGAACGCTTAAAGTGGCGATTCCCCGACGAAGATTTCAAGTTCCCTGCTCACGAAACGAACGTGGGCAAGCGCATGTACAAGGAGCTGAACTGTATCCGCAACATGAACGTCGCGGGTTACTTGCTCATTGTGTGGGACTTCATTAACTGGTCTCGTGAACATGGCATTCCCGTGGGGCCGGGGCGTGGTTCTGCAGCAGGTTCCTTGGTCACTTACATCATCGGTATTACCGACATTGACCCGCTTACTTTCGACCTCCTTTTTGAACGATTCCTGAACCCGGAACGTGTGTCCATGCCGGATATCGATACGGACTTTGCTGACCGTGACCGCGGCCGCGTGATCCAGTACGTGACGGATAAGTACGGCAAGGAGTGCGTGGGCCAGATTATTACCTACGGCATGCTCAAGTCGAAGGCGGTGATTACGGACGTGGCCCGCGTGCTCGGGATTCCGCCTGCCGAAGCGAAGGCCATTACGAAGCTCTTCCCGCAGCGCACGTTGAACTTTAGCTTAAAGCAGGCCTGGACGGGTAAGGACAAGAAGGGCAATAACCTCGAAGATGGTTACAGCCCGGAACCGTTGCAGGCGATGATTGGCAGCCGCGCAAGCTACCAGAACCTTTGGGATGTCGCGAAGCGACTTGAAGATTTGCCGCGCCAGACGGGTGTGCATGCTTGCGGCGTGGTGATTACGCCGACCCCGATTTACAACCTTGCTCCACTTTACCGTGCCGCTCCGGAAGATACGCCGGTGGTGATGTACGATAAGCACTACGCCGAAGACATCGGACTTTTGAAGATGGACTTCCTTGGGCTTATCAACTTGTCCATCATTCAGGATACGGTGAAGATGGTCGAACAGAACCGCAACATCAAGCTTGTGATGAACAAAATTCCGATTGATGACAAGGCGACGTTCGAACTTTTGGGCAAGGGCCTTACGACGACGGTGTTCCAGTTCGAATCTCCGGGTATGCAGAAGTACCTGCGCGAACTGAAGCCGACCCGAATTTTTGACCTTATCGCTATGAACGCCCTGTACCGACCGGGGCCGATTGACCAGATTCCGCACTTCATTGCCCGTAAGAACGGCAAGGAAGAGATTGACTGCTACCATCCGGACTTGGAACAGGTGCTTGGCGAAACGTACGGCGTTATCGTGTACCAGGAACAGGTGATGAAGCTTGCCCAGATTCTGGGTGGCTACTCGCTGGGTGGCGCTGACAACATCCGCCGTATCATGGCTAAGAAGATGCCGGAAAAGATGGCGAAGCTCGAACCGGAATTCTTCCAGAAGTGCTTGGACAAGGGCTACGACAAGGCGATGATCCAGAAGGTCTGGGACGCCGTGCTTCCGTTCTGCGGATACGCATTTAACAAGAGTCATGCTGCTGCTTACGCTTACGTGGCTTACCAGACGGCGTACCTCAAGACGCATTACGGCCCGGAATACATGGCTGCCTCCATGACTTCCAAGATGGGTAAGACCGAAGATACGGTGACCATCATTCTGGAATGCAAGCGCCTGGGGATCCCGGTCTTGTCGCCGAATATCAACACGTCTTTGGGGGTATTCTCGGCGAACACGAAGGGCCAGATTCTTTACGGCCTCGCGGGTATCCGCAACGTGGGTATCGCTGTCGTCGAAGACGTGGTCGCGGAACGCGAACGCCGCGGCATCTACAAGGACATCTTTGATTTCTGCAAGCGCGTGGCGGAATACCAGGCGGCCCAGCCCGAAAAACGCCCGCCGCTCAACAAGAAGGTCCTGGAATGCTTGATCATGGCGGGCGCCTTGGATGATTTGCCGGGTAGCCGTGCCGTGCAATGTGCAACGGTGGACCGCGCTCTGGAAGTCGCCATGCGCAGCCAGGAGGACAAGGCCAAGGGCCAGGTCTCTCTGTTTGACTTGGGTGGCCCTGCCGCCATGCCGAATACGGCTGAAGTCTTGGAAGAAGCCGAAGAATGGACGGCGATGGAAATGCTCAACAAGGAACGCAGTGTACTTGGTTTGTTCCTCTCTGGGCATCCGCTTGATGAGTTCCGCCCGGAACTTACGGGCTTTACGAGCTGCTCGCTCTCGGAAGACGAAATCACCCGCTATGTGGGCGATACGGTTGTCGTGGGCGGTGTCGTTATCCGCATGCGCTCCATCGAAACAAAGCGCGGCGATACGATTGGCTCTGGCGCTATTCAGGATTTTCAGGGTGAAATCGAAATGTTCTTCAAGAAGGACGTCTGGGAACGCTTGCGCGATACGGTTTCTGTCGATGACCGCGTACTTGTGAAGGGTGTCTTGGAACAGCAGCGCGACCGCGACGGCTACCAGATTATCGTCGAAGAAGTCATACAGCTTGACCGTGTGCGTTGCGACATGGTGGATTACATCCATGCGAACTTCACCGTCGGGATGCTTACAGACGAGTTCCTGGACAAGCTGGAAGTCGAAATGAAGGCCAATTTGGCCGATGAATACTGCCATGGGTGCCAAATGGTGTTCCATTTGGAGGCAGATTCCGGATTTGAGCATGTCGTTGTTCTAAAAAAATATAAAGTTGTATATACTCAGGAATTGTTGCAGTGGCTTAAAACGGATTTAGGCGCTCTGAAGGTTTGGGTATCGAATCGTGCAAAACGCTAACGAAGAAAATTCTCCTTATATCCTCTTCTGTGCAGGAGAGGACTCCGGCGACATGATTGGCGCCGAGATGGTGGCTGTTGCTGTACAGCAGGGCTTTAAAGTCGTTGGTGTCGGTGGACCGCTGATGCAGGAGAATGGGCTTCAGCCCTTGTGGGACTACAATGATCTCCCGGTTTCGGGTGTGGGCGATGTAGTGCCGAAGTATTTTTCGTTAAAGAACGTTTTTGAAGTCTTGAGCGATGCCGCAGAATCGAGAAAGTGCCTTGGTATTGTGGCGATTGACTATCCTGGATTTAACATGAAGCTTGCGCGCCTTGCCAAAAAGTGGGGCAAACCCATGCTCTATGTGGCACCTCCGCAAGTCTGGGCCTGGAAATCCAAGCGGGCGAGCCTCTTTAAGCAGGCAAACAATATCCGCTTGGCGGTGTTCTTCGATATCGAAGCGAAGGCGTATAAGCAGATGGGCGTTGAAACGGTTCGCGTCAAGCACCCGATTGCAGGCTGGATTTATGATCAGGTCGAACCCCGGTCTGATATGCTGATCTTGCCGGGAAGCCGCCGTGATAGTGCGCTGCGCAACTTGCCTTCATTTGTGACCGTGGCGGAAAAATACCGCAATGTGTGGGCGGACCGCAATTTGGGACCTCTGCCGGATGTGGTGGTGGTGGCTTCGCGTGAGCATTTGGAAGTCCCGCTTCTGGTTGCCCTGGAATCGCTCTATGATGGCCGCTTGCCTAGCTGGCTGAAGGTTGTTGTGGCGCCCAAGCGCATCAGTGACCGGTTGAACTTTTATTCATGCTATTCGGCGGCAATTACATCGTTTGGTACGAGTACTCTTGAAATGGCTTGCGTCGGGATTCCGTTTGCAGCATGCATTGTGCCGGACTTTCTCACATACGCGATGGGCAAGTTCATGGTCAAGTCGGAGTTCTTGTCGCTCCCGAATGCGATTTTTGGCTGCGGCGTGACTCCGGAATTTATCATTCGCCATAAGCTGAACGACCGCATGGCAGAGGCGATTATCGATGCTCTGTTCCAGCAGGACATTGGGACTGCTGATGAAATCGCCTTGCGTCTCCGCAAGGCTCTGGATGTCGGTAAGACTTCTAGTGAACTAATGTCTGAATTTCTTGCTCAGTTCCTCAAGCGTTAAGCGCATGAGCGTCGGGCTTCCGAACGGGGACTTGAGCGGATCCTGCGTAATCATCAACTGACTGACAAGTGCCGTGATTTCTTCGGGCTTGAGCTTGTCGCCTGCCTGGTATGCGTTTGTCTTTGCCCAGGATTTCGCAATGGCTTCCTGGAACTTGACCATGTCATTCTTGGTATCGTCTTCATCGACGTCGTTCAAGAAATCGTGAACCGCTTTGGCGGCACGCGAAAGCGGGAGCGCGCTTGGAATCGAGCGGATCTGGTAGGTGTCGCCACCAAACGGCTCGACAAAGAATCCGAGCTTGCGCAGCTGCTCATCGACGTTTCGGAAGATTTCCTTCTCTTGCTTGGAAAGGTCGATGAGTTCCGGGAACAGGAGTTCCTGACTATCTTGCATGATGTTGTTCTGGAGCGATTCCATGGCCTGTTCAAAGAGCACTCGCGTGTGGGCGGCATGCTGGTCGATGATCAAGAGTCCGTTGGAATCTTCGCCGGCGATGTAGGTGTTTGCAATTTGGAAGAACGAGGGCGGCGCCCACGGCGTCTCGGGAGGCGGTGCGGGCTTGCTGTGATCGGGTTCCAGCGAAATGATCTTGCCGTATTCGGGGAGCGAAAAGAGGTCCTGAACGTCATCGCTTACGTCGTATTTGGACTTCTTGTCCGAAAGCGTAGTTGCCGGTTTTACCGGTTGAGCGTAAGGCTTGCTTGCTGATGTCGCGTATGGCTTTGCCTGCTGGAACGGATTTTCCCATGGCAAGTCGTTTTGCGGCTGTGCGGGCGTTGCAAACGAAGGCTGCGTGGGCGTCTCGATAGTCCCCGGCATCTCGGGCATTGTGGATTGTGCTGGCGCCGTCTGAGAAACAGATGCCGGGCTTCCCATAAATTCATCGCTCAAGTCGATGATGGGGGAGTGCGCTTCCAAATCCTTGGTAAACGTATCGCGGATGGCGTGTGTGACGACGAGGAACACCAAGTTCCCATTTGCGAATCGGACTTCGCGCTTGGCCGGGTGCACGTTGATGTCAAATTCCATGTCCGGCATGTCCAGGAACAGTACCGTTACGGGCTTGCATTGTGCTCCATATGGTTCGTATGCTTGCGATACTGCCTTGCTCACCATCTTGTTTTCGATGGGGCGGTTCCTCATGAAAAGGAACTGGTGATTGCGCTTGCCGTTCGTTTCGGTCGTGGGCGAGATGTAGCCAGTCACGTGGACGCCAGCTTCTGTGTAATCGACGGGGAGCAAGCCTTTGGCAACCTTGGAACCGATCGCTTCGGCAATGCGGCTGCGGAGTTCTCCAGGAACGCCTGTGAAGACCGTTCTATCGCCAACTTTATAGTCAAAGCGGATTTCCGGGTGCGAAATGGCTGTCTTTAGTACAATGTCTAAAATGCGGGAACATTCGGACGTTTCACTGCCGAGGAACGTCCGGCGTACGGGCGTGTTGTAGAACAGGTCTTCGACGAGAAATGACGTGCCACGGCTTGCCTGGATATCTTCTTTTTCGATGACTTCTCCACCTTTTACGACGATGCGACCGCTTTCGCCTTCTTGCGTGGCGCTAGTGATGGTCAGCTTGGAAACGGCTGCGATGGAGGCTACAGCTTCACCTCGGAAACCGTTTGTATGGAGGTGGAATAAGTCGTCTGCGTTTGTTAGTTTGGATGTAGTATGGCGAAGGTAGCACAGGTCCAAATCGGCGGCACCCATACCCTTACCGTTGTCTGTGACCAGGATTTTTTTCTTTCCACCTTGTTCGATCTGGATCTGAATTCGGGTTGCTCCGGCGTCGATTGCGTTCTCTATAAGTTCCTTGACAGCCGATGCTGGGCGTTCAATGACCTCGCCAGCAGCAATTTTATTGATAATTTCATCGGATAAAAGGTGAATTTCCGCCATTTTCGCTTTTATATGTAGCTATTACGTATGTTTTTTGTTATTTGATTGCTATATTATAAATATAGCTAATGAATTTTTATGAACAAGTGAGGTGAGTGAAATGGTTTCAAATCTATTCCTTCAGCTAGCACACATTGAATTACTGATGTCTTACCCGGTCAAGGACATTTTGACCTTGGTCAAACGGGATTCAAGGTTCAATGTAAAACTCCTAAATGATTTGTACTTTGAAGATTCATACGTAGATGAAAGCGCTTACCGTTTCATAATGGACAACATCGTTGCGTGGTTGTATGAACGCGGCGAAAACCCTGATGATTTCATTGAACGCATTGTGAAGCGTTGCGCTGCATTTGAAGCTGTTCCTGCTCGTAGCGTTCTTCGCTCCTACTTGCCGTTCGTCTCTTCGTTCTACTCTGCCGAAGATGCTCGCGAACTCTGCTTGGAAATTATCCCAAAACGCTATCCGTTCCTTACGAAGGCAAGCATCCTTCGTAACGAAGTTATTGAAGGTAATCGCAGGGTGGACTTCACGTTCCAGTTCGAGACTCCGGGTGTGCTTGCGGCAAACCCGATGCGCTGGATCCGCAGCATGATCAACATCGGACCTCTCCTCTTGAACACGCCTGCATACGAACACATTAGCTATCTCGCATCTCAGACGTCGTTTATCGAAGCTCTTGAAAATAGAGTTCCCGCCGAAATGAAGGAAGACGGTGGTGTTTATGTTAAGGGCGAACTCGTGGGCCGCCACGTGACATTCGATGATTGCATCAAGGAACACAACCTCGAATGGAAGAACGACGTGGAACGTAGCATCGGTTGTGTGCGTTCTCTGGTGGACATCCGCGACCCGAAGACCGGTGCTCTCCTCATCGAAAAGGATTGCTACTACGGTGCTCCGGCTTACATTCTTGAGTTTAATTTCAAGGCAAACGTAAATGCAACAGAACCGTTCCTCAAGCTCATGAGTTCTGTCGTGAAGCAGGAATTTGCGGCTTGGGCGCCGATCCAGAAGGCTCACGAACAGCTCCTTGA
This genomic interval from Fibrobacter sp. UWB4 contains the following:
- a CDS encoding lysylphosphatidylglycerol synthase transmembrane domain-containing protein; this translates as MATDKTGTKLFVKRIIQLLVSIGGFAYIFYKIPINEVIDNWNIGMTPWILAMLVAATLVMAIQANRWKGLSVQGPEIPFKTYYAYTAMGYFFNNLLPTGFGGDAVKSLAFGKKFNQTSQSVSAVLLARIQGLLAMFLCFFIALPFALSKAEIPLVYTLIMTAASLACVIFILLCLFSDKLPIPQFISNKFSFIGKLQNSLSIYRKHKKQILLSSLDSLWLQLLTLFIAYAYFRAVRVDIDISILVVFTSITIVISMVPISLNGIGVREGTQVALFTGILGIPAPVVLSAGLLGYIPLLFQAAQGAIVLLAKKK
- a CDS encoding bifunctional 2-polyprenyl-6-hydroxyphenol methylase/3-demethylubiquinol 3-O-methyltransferase UbiG, producing the protein MYRNKIRYDVATLVPKDAKSVLEIGAGAGMNYVIYPKDSYKVAIEPEERTDAQTIDKVPGGFNEYHHGFYEQYTEDRKFDLVVMCDVLEHVNDPVDLINFCKKHLNPDGHILVSLPNFICIENLLKIIITRDFRYFKPDEGEHALGVLDINHKTFWTKKSFVRFAKENGLEVERIVGIRKQLKFMPNLLSHSYFIPFQYGFLTKLKK
- a CDS encoding glycosyltransferase family 1 protein encodes the protein MNNTGKKDLEKAPRIAIDARMVNKSGIGTCIQHWLKDVGYTIALGDPKELNSYNNIPKHIPFISSIYGYKEQFKFPYRALYREKPDILHVPHCNVPLFYRGKMLVTIHDLTHLVYPEFLPFKLVHYYFKFIFWFVSKRADKIITVSESTKRDLLRFYKMDESKITVIPLGVGKEFVKKSPIEIDYLYDKFNIPRNKKILLYVGNLLPHKNLNKLLEGFSQMHGRENCRLVLVGKAFDGRSKATCEKELGIEEFTIHAGMVSQEDLVNFYNLADLFVLPSLYEGFGLPVLESLACGTPVVCSNTSSLPEVGGKVAKYFDPEDASSIACALENSIDDKGKHNDEIVEWVSHFTWEACAQKIKAQLCALYKE
- a CDS encoding LamG-like jellyroll fold domain-containing protein; the encoded protein is MSGKMTKWLAGSLMAMGAFVAGCSDTNSSDPFASTVNDGVYLKNDAKDMWARIDERGSIASYFDSLSKEEGAPVIGTSTRSNIRCEAPALKMDDNTRYLDELESLFDEGEQVEGVCGKALKLSDGQVAPLGVNLIDSMSVGTVEFWFRPNADFFDKNARTLLGNDGARIHFFYKKGELFFQKNHHNQHYFVQGKAVLKENDWNLIAGQWGNGYMSLWLNGELVGYWEHDKGYVPAQRDIPFENLVVIGYKSRCCMEGPGQYEAMTTSGSFDQFRISNINRYTLPDSVTAKANPVDEKDTIFKIDTVATDTVKKGDITCKTSALVMDEKTLYFDELDAEYEEGTLVDGVCGKAVSLKDGESIQTGINLIDEMPAGTVEFWFRPGKDFDEKSARTLLGNDGSRVHFFVKDGKLIFQKNHADIHYYVQAPVQFNNDWNLIAGQWGDGFLSIWVNGEMIASKVHVEGYEPAQRGIEGENLIVVGRKSSCCMEGPGQYSRLTTSGDFDQLRISSVTRYEVKVEEAPVDSDKPEFVIDTTVVDSL